Genomic DNA from Pseudobacteriovorax antillogorgiicola:
CCATACGGCAGGGATTTTTATGGGTCCCTGGAATATAAATCATGTTTATCGAAGCCTTTTGTGCGGCTCCCTGATCTCGTTTTCTTTTGCGCTAGCAGAACGCATGAGTAAGGCTCGCGAAGATCGCCGCCTTCTCAAAGAGGTGCTTGCAGGGCAGGTTCCTAAAACAGTTCTCAACGAACTTCTAGATCACCCTGATCACCTTAATCTTGAAGGAACAGAAAAAACAGTCACGATCATGTTTCTAGACATTGTCGGATTTTCTCACTCATCGAGCCTGCTCAAGCCAAAGGAAGCTTTTGCGGAACTAAAAGATCACTTGAACGATATCAAAGAGGTTATCCGAAAATATGGTGGCACTATCGATCGATCATTAGGCGACGGTATCCTCTGCTTCTTCGGTTATGCCCTGAATGGTAGGGATCAGTCTGATCATGCGAGTATGGCATTCAGAGCGGCTTCCGATATTCAGCGTCAGTCCGTTCAAAAAATATTAGATCGTTCACGGCGAGGGAAGGCGGTTTTCCCGTTTCGCATAGGAATCAATACTGATAAGGTTTTTATTGGTAATCTTGGCGATCAGCATAAGATCGACTACACGATGATAGGCAATGCGGTGAACTTTGCAAGTCGCCTTGAAAGCGCATGCAACCCATTTAAGATCATGATCAGTACGACGACTAAGAATCTTCTGAATCAATACGAATACAAAGAAGAGGCTCTTAATAAAATTCTAGTGAAGATGAAACACTTTCGAAACCTACAAGAGGCCTATGAATACAATCTGTATTTTAACAACAATGAACCGATCATCGAAGCGGAGAAGATCTACTGGAGCTTTGTGGGCTACTCGACCCGAGAACTAAGATATCGACTATCGAATCCAGGTGACATCTTCATCGAATCAGAAGTTGGCAGATTCGAGGTAGTCGACTTTTCAGAATCTGGCTTTGGCGTGATCGGCGACAACTTTCTGGGCCGCGGGGTTAATTTCTTAGCGCGACTCACAAACGTGGACAATCGGCTATCGCAGCTTTTGGATCAGCAATCCCTATCTAAAGTCAATCTAGAAGTATGTTGGGCAAGACCTTCGGGCACAAGGTTTAAACATGGTCTAAAATTAACGGGTCTTAATTCTAAGCAGATCGAATACATCAATTATAGCATTAGGCGTTTGTTCAATACCGCTGAACTCAATCCTCAAGAGTCACCTTCTCAAATCGATAAAGGTTCAGCCTAAATTTGTGAGGTCTAGTCGGTGATGCAGATCGACTTGCCTTTGGTTTTTCCTTCATACCTTTGATACTCCATTTACTTTTCAGCAACTCCTCTCTATCATGGCTCAAAACTCGAAATGTATTCTACAGAGGTCAAGCCATGGTGAGATCAATCGCGCTGATTGTTGTACTATCATCGTTTAGTTTCTCAGTTCTCGGGGCTATGATGCGCTCCATCAAGCTCTTAAGCCGCAGTATTGGCGAGCCCCTACGGACAACGATCGAATATCTGTTTGCTAAAGGTGGGAAATCATTCGGACGCCTGCTGGTTGTGAGATCGTCGTCGGGGTGATTCTCTTGGATTAATTGTGGCTTTAAGCCTTTAATATAAAAATAGAAATGAGATTCTCTAGACTGAAGGGTGGGTTAGTCCGAAGAGCATAGTAGCCACTATTTATATCGTTGAGACTACTTTTACTTGGAGAAGTAGATGCATCCAAGACT
This window encodes:
- a CDS encoding 7TM diverse intracellular signaling domain-containing protein, which codes for MRHWLFILIFLIAPSLVKGSTEPSYELSEYRLMVENLPEFSIRDVMLSQPNEWSPLPSNRIQRGLNPEASWVAVDVKNLNAEPLEMVLYFDRSNLDRVSFNQTSRGQVIHSMLSGDTLPFANRPLASHLIGFPFELKGLEEQTLYFQVTTAGAHNYGVFLLDRDEFYDRLLLQNLVFGAFFGMQGLLAIYNFFVYLISRDRNNLYFIGFIISTIFLQVALEGWGFKYLWSESMWLQEHMVSTLAPVFYLFLFLFLSEFLSLRRNSVKGFLLCWGVVLVQVATALATIFLDAFNSAEFGVGIMIFSSISGFAFIPAILKQQKPAYFLMGWLFVIVASGVAVTHTAGIFMGPWNINHVYRSLLCGSLISFSFALAERMSKAREDRRLLKEVLAGQVPKTVLNELLDHPDHLNLEGTEKTVTIMFLDIVGFSHSSSLLKPKEAFAELKDHLNDIKEVIRKYGGTIDRSLGDGILCFFGYALNGRDQSDHASMAFRAASDIQRQSVQKILDRSRRGKAVFPFRIGINTDKVFIGNLGDQHKIDYTMIGNAVNFASRLESACNPFKIMISTTTKNLLNQYEYKEEALNKILVKMKHFRNLQEAYEYNLYFNNNEPIIEAEKIYWSFVGYSTRELRYRLSNPGDIFIESEVGRFEVVDFSESGFGVIGDNFLGRGVNFLARLTNVDNRLSQLLDQQSLSKVNLEVCWARPSGTRFKHGLKLTGLNSKQIEYINYSIRRLFNTAELNPQESPSQIDKGSA